From the Natrarchaeobaculum aegyptiacum genome, one window contains:
- the glmS gene encoding glutamine--fructose-6-phosphate transaminase (isomerizing) encodes MCGIIGYTGDGSILERLLEGLSNLEYRGYDSAGVAVATDPLSVEKREGELSNLAITLAEDRGQNDTGAGADESPDADGFEPLEVAADATGFDGPAGIGHTRWSTHGPPTDANAHPHVAGDGTVAVVHNGIIENYRVLRDELTAAGVEFRSETDTEVVPHLIERERRDGAERETAFRRAIDRLEGSYAIAAVFAGCETIFGARRESPLVVGFGDGGTYLASDVPAFLERTNRVSYLDDGEFVACSPSSVTVTDAAGTEVEKPVETVDWDPDAAGKSGYDHYMRKEIAEQPRAIRDCLRGRVTELEGTVSLPELEGLETPSSVQFVACGTSYHAGLFGERLLRRRGIHAQTFVASEYDAAEVPIDDGTLVVGITQSGETADTMRALRGAGRAGATTLALTNVVASSAARECDRVLYIRAGPEISVAATKSFASQQVTLSLLANALADTTSRAHLRELRRLPEYVQSVLDDTGTREVAEALADADAYFFIGRGDNAPVALEGALKLKEISYEHAEGFPAGELKHGPLALVTPNTPVFAIVSGRSKTAETIGNVNEVRARGAPVVAVTDDPESVAPHTEYVLEIPETRPSVVPIVANVQLQLVAYWLANALDRPIDRPRNLAKSVTVL; translated from the coding sequence ATGTGTGGCATCATCGGCTACACCGGCGACGGATCGATCCTCGAGCGCCTGCTCGAGGGGCTGTCGAATCTCGAGTACCGGGGGTACGACTCCGCTGGCGTCGCGGTGGCGACCGATCCGCTCTCCGTCGAAAAGCGGGAAGGAGAGCTGTCGAACCTCGCGATCACGCTCGCCGAAGACCGTGGTCAGAACGACACCGGCGCGGGTGCTGACGAGAGCCCCGACGCGGACGGGTTCGAGCCTCTCGAGGTCGCAGCCGACGCCACCGGGTTCGACGGGCCGGCCGGAATCGGACACACTCGCTGGAGCACGCACGGGCCGCCGACCGACGCGAACGCTCACCCTCACGTCGCCGGCGACGGCACGGTCGCCGTGGTCCACAACGGCATCATCGAGAACTACCGGGTCCTCCGTGACGAACTGACTGCGGCTGGCGTCGAGTTCCGCAGTGAGACGGACACCGAGGTCGTCCCCCACCTCATCGAGCGCGAGCGTCGCGACGGCGCGGAGCGCGAGACGGCGTTCCGGCGTGCGATCGACCGTCTCGAGGGCAGCTACGCGATCGCGGCGGTCTTCGCCGGCTGTGAGACGATCTTCGGGGCACGCCGGGAGTCGCCACTCGTCGTCGGGTTCGGCGACGGCGGCACCTATCTCGCGAGCGACGTCCCGGCGTTTCTCGAGCGGACGAACCGGGTGAGCTATCTCGACGACGGGGAGTTCGTCGCGTGCTCGCCGTCGTCGGTGACCGTCACTGACGCCGCTGGAACCGAGGTCGAGAAACCGGTCGAGACGGTCGACTGGGATCCCGACGCCGCCGGAAAGAGCGGCTACGACCACTACATGCGAAAGGAAATCGCAGAACAGCCCCGCGCTATCAGGGACTGTCTTCGCGGTCGCGTCACCGAACTCGAGGGGACGGTGTCGCTCCCGGAACTCGAGGGCCTCGAGACGCCGTCGTCGGTCCAGTTCGTCGCCTGTGGAACGTCCTATCACGCGGGGCTCTTCGGCGAGCGACTCCTTCGACGCCGTGGCATCCACGCCCAGACGTTCGTCGCCAGCGAGTACGACGCGGCGGAGGTACCGATCGACGACGGGACGCTGGTCGTCGGCATCACCCAGAGTGGAGAGACCGCAGATACGATGCGAGCGCTTCGCGGCGCTGGTCGAGCGGGGGCGACGACGCTCGCACTGACCAACGTCGTCGCGAGTTCCGCCGCTCGCGAGTGCGATCGCGTCCTCTACATCCGCGCCGGGCCGGAAATCTCGGTCGCGGCGACCAAGTCGTTCGCCTCCCAGCAGGTCACGCTGTCGCTGCTCGCGAACGCGCTCGCCGACACCACCTCGCGTGCGCACCTTCGCGAACTTCGCCGACTTCCCGAGTACGTCCAGTCCGTCCTCGACGATACCGGCACCCGGGAAGTCGCCGAGGCGCTCGCCGACGCCGACGCATACTTCTTCATCGGCCGCGGCGACAACGCTCCCGTCGCCCTCGAGGGTGCGTTGAAGCTCAAGGAAATCTCCTACGAGCACGCCGAGGGATTCCCCGCCGGTGAACTCAAACACGGCCCGCTCGCTCTCGTCACGCCGAATACGCCGGTGTTCGCGATCGTGTCGGGGCGATCGAAGACTGCCGAGACGATCGGCAACGTCAACGAGGTTCGCGCTCGCGGCGCACCGGTCGTCGCCGTCACCGACGACCCGGAGTCTGTCGCCCCCCACACGGAGTACGTCCTCGAGATTCCCGAAACCCGGCCGTCGGTCGTTCCGATCGTCGCAAACGTCCAGTTGCAACTGGTCGCCTACTGGCTGGCGAACGCGCTCGACCGGCCGATCGATCGGCCGCGAAACCTGGCCAAGAGCGTTACCGTCCTCTGA
- a CDS encoding sugar phosphate nucleotidyltransferase, translating to MVDHTAVVLAAGEGTRLRPLTRNRPKPMLPAGTKPILEHVFDQLIDAGIDAITVVVGYRGSRIRTHFGPSYRDVELEYVTQSRRLGTGHALRAAAEAIDGTTVVVNGDQLADGRIVRDVVAAHEPGAAVTIGLVSRQKIGKYGGALLESDGTVSAIVENPTEDRPYLLNAGVYAVEPAILEAIDRTEPVAGERSLVDAISTLIDDGETVRGVVSDGLWLDATYPWDLLEVTATLFETGEIAADVAPSATVHESATVRSPVVIGRDCEVGPGAVVGPYTSLGENATVGAGAVVERSLVDVNARVGQNATVIDCVTGTGVSIGAASTIPGGPGAVRVGDRFFGEESIGALLADRVTDGGGVTYVPGTIVGAEVTVAAGATVRGTIEDETEVLG from the coding sequence ATGGTCGACCATACCGCGGTCGTTCTCGCGGCAGGGGAGGGGACCCGGTTACGTCCGCTGACCCGGAACCGGCCGAAGCCGATGCTTCCGGCAGGAACGAAGCCGATCCTCGAGCACGTGTTCGATCAGTTGATCGACGCCGGAATCGACGCGATCACCGTCGTCGTCGGCTACCGCGGCAGCCGAATCCGCACCCACTTCGGTCCGAGCTACCGGGACGTAGAGCTGGAGTACGTAACCCAGTCTCGCCGTCTCGGGACTGGCCACGCGCTTCGCGCCGCCGCCGAAGCAATCGACGGAACGACGGTCGTCGTCAACGGCGACCAGCTCGCCGACGGCCGGATCGTCCGTGACGTCGTCGCGGCCCACGAACCCGGTGCCGCCGTGACGATCGGGCTCGTCAGCCGCCAGAAGATCGGCAAGTACGGTGGCGCACTCCTCGAGTCCGACGGGACCGTCTCGGCAATCGTCGAGAACCCGACCGAAGATCGGCCCTATCTCCTCAACGCCGGCGTCTACGCCGTCGAGCCGGCGATCCTCGAGGCGATCGACCGGACGGAACCAGTCGCGGGAGAGCGCTCGCTGGTCGACGCGATCTCGACGCTTATCGACGACGGCGAGACGGTTCGTGGCGTCGTCTCCGATGGACTCTGGCTCGACGCGACGTACCCGTGGGACTTACTCGAGGTGACAGCGACGCTGTTCGAGACCGGCGAGATCGCCGCCGACGTCGCCCCCTCTGCGACGGTTCACGAGTCGGCGACCGTTCGCTCGCCTGTCGTGATCGGACGCGACTGCGAGGTCGGCCCCGGCGCGGTCGTCGGACCCTACACCAGCCTCGGGGAGAACGCGACGGTCGGCGCTGGGGCCGTCGTCGAGCGCAGCCTCGTCGACGTCAACGCTCGAGTCGGCCAGAACGCCACCGTAATCGATTGCGTGACCGGGACGGGCGTCTCGATCGGTGCCGCCAGCACGATCCCGGGTGGTCCCGGAGCCGTTCGCGTCGGGGATCGCTTCTTCGGGGAGGAGTCGATCGGCGCGTTGCTCGCAGATCGGGTGACAGACGGCGGGGGTGTCACCTACGTTCCGGGGACGATCGTCGGCGCGGAAGTGACGGTCGCTGCAGGGGCGACGGTCCGTGGCACCATCGAGGACGAGACGGAGGTGCTCGGCTGA